The Plasmodium gaboni strain SY75 chromosome 5, whole genome shotgun sequence nucleotide sequence atctataacaatttttgtgatataaaaaaaaaaaaaaaaaaaaaaaaaaaaagaactAATGGATAAAATTGTAGAAGTTATTGAAGGATTAAGCAGCTCTGAGAGTCATATAAGAACTGAATGTGAAAATACGTTAAActattataaaaagaatgatttaaataatacagtattatcaatattgaaattattaaaaagcCATAAAGATAGTCAAGTTCGATTACAATGTGCTATATTAATTAGGAATATATTTcgtgtatatataaaatcCACACATGTGGATgtagaagaaaaagaaaaaaatgagaatTCAGTTGGAAATGCAGAAGAAGAGAATTATTGGGTATTATTACCagataatttaaaaaacatTGTAAAATCTGAATTGATTAGTAATATAGGAACTGAAACAGATAAGATGGTTAGAAgtaatatatgtaataatattatagatttatcatcaaaattattattacataatCAATGGCCAGAGTTATTATCAGTAACATTTGAATTTTGTAATTCTAATAATGTTGATGTATTAATAAGTGGATATAAAATTCTAGGTGGTATTTTGAGTTGTATTCCAGATGAATTAGATGGAAAACAAGAAATAATATCTTCTATATGTATGAAAGGTTTAAATTCATCAAACGTACAAGTACGTGGAGAAtgtattaatttaatatcATGTATTGTTGAAGATAATAGTTCCTCGTTAGTTAAGAGTGTAAATGGTTGTATCCCATTAATATTACAATCATTAAGTTTAATGGCAAAGAATAGTAGTTCAGATATTGCAGTTTTAGAAGAATGTGAGAAAGTACTTCAATCTATAGGTAAAATGATAGATTATAATGCCAAATTTTTTACTAAGCATATAACAAGTTTGTgtgatatattatttagtatatgtatgaaagatgaaaatgaaTTGAATTATGATTTTGATAATAGTTTGAAGTCACTAAGTATTGAAGCTTTAGTTACCATTCCAGAGCGTCGACCAAAGATGGCTTTATCTGTACCTCATTTTGTAGATAAGATTATACATTTATCTATGTTATTTATGCTTGacataaataatgattGTTTTAATGAATGGATGAATTCTTTAAAAGAAGGTAAAGATGATAGTCaagaattatatgatatagGTGAAGAATCGTTAGATCGTGTTGGTAAAGCATTTAGTGAATTAGAAGAAGCTGaatttattcatattctttttaataaagTATCTGAAtttttaatgaaaaatacATGGGAACATAAATACGTTGGTATTATGGCTATAGCACAAACTATTGAATATTTACCAGAAGATGAAATTGAAGAACAATTAGAAcatgttataaaaatgttgTTACAAATATTAGTTGATCAAGATGTTAGAGTACGTTATGCAGCTTGTCAAGCTATTGGTCAAATATCTTTAGATCATCAACCATATGTACAAAAAGAATTTTTCTCAGAAATTTTATCTGCATTAATTAATACTATGAATGATGTACATTTAAGGGTTCAATCACATGCAACAGCAGCATTTGTAAATTATGCTGAAGAATTAGATAAAATGGCTTTATTACCATATGCAGATATTATTAtagatattttattacaaAAATTGAATTCTTCCAATTATTTATTAGTAAGAGAACAAGCTGTTACTGCTATAGCAGTTATTGCCGGTGTTATTGAAGAAGactttttaaaatattattctaCCGTCGTACCTATGATGAAAGATATTATTCAAAAGGCTGTTTCAGAAGAAGAAAGAACATGTAGAGGTAAAGCTATTGAATGTATATCAATTATTGGTTTATCAGTTGGTAAAGAAATTTTTATTGAAGATGCTAAAGAATGTATGAATGCTTTATTACAAATTAGTAGTACAAAAATGGATCCTGATGATACTGTCAAAGAATATATTCAAGAAGCTATTGGTCGTATATGTAGAGCATTAGGTAATGACTTCTATCCATATTTAAGTAGTATAGTACCAACCATATTATCTGTCCTTTCAGTTTTGCCTAAACCATTAACagatgatgaagaagatTTAACTATAACAATGGTATCTAATGGACAATATGTAGGATTGAAAACATCTTTATTAGAAGATCAAGAAAAAGCTTTagatttattaattattattattgaagtattaaaagaaaattataaggATTACATTCAAGCAACAGCTACAGCTGTGTTGCCAATGTTAAATTATGAATTGTCAGATGAAATAAAACAAAAGGCATTAACAGCTGTTAGTGAATTAATTGAATCTGCAAGAATATTATCTGAAAAAACTGATAATGATAAATCCATGTTATTAGCCATATTAACAGCAGCAGCAGAGAAAGTATTAAAAAGTTTATTAGAAACAAAATTAGATgataattatgaatatatattagatgTGATGATAATTGAATCTCATGgattatatatgtgtttaCAAAAAGCGGGTTCTAGTGTATTGCCAGAAAATActttaaaattattttttaatcaAATCTTTGCCTTATTACAATATTCAACAGATAGAAGGGTAGTATATAATCAGAAAAAGAATAATGATGACGTAGATGAGGatgaattattaataatagATAGAGAAGAGGAATTAGAACAGAATTATCGAACTAATttattagatatattaggagtattaattaaatatcATCCAACACAATTCTTAAATACATGTTGTGAATTATGTATTGgatttattaataattatatgaattcTCCAAATTCAGAAGATGTAGCATTAGCATTGTATGTATGTGATGATTTATTAGAATTTTTACAAGAAAAGAGTATAAATTTATGGGACTTTTTCATGAACccattattattaaatattaatcaTGCAGATGACAAAGTAAAACAAGCAGCATGTTATGGTGTTATACAAGCAACAAAAATTGAAGCATTTGGAAAGTATGCAAATATAGCAGtagaatatttattaaaattaatacatGAAAATAcatcaaataaaaaaccAAAAGAACATATCTCAGCTATTGACAATGCTGTAGCAGCCTTAGGTGATGTTGTTTTAATGCATACATcaaaatttaataatgCAGAAGATCTAATAAAAGTATGGTTAAATCATTTGCCAATAAAAGAAGATGATGCAGAAGGTAGAAGAGTACATAAAAATCTTATAGATCTAGTTTCACAAAACCATCCTCTTTTATTTGGAAAAGATAATTCTAATACATCAAAAATTATTGAAATATTCTTAACAATATATGAAACTGATTTTTCAGATAGTGACTgtaacaaaaaaatatctaCACTCATCAATTCATTGGATAAATCATATCTAAATAATTTAGCTTCTTCAACTTTGTCACATAAGCAAGCCAAAAAATTGAACAACATTTTGAATCCAAAcagaaaataataaaatattttacacagaaaaaaaaaaaaaaaaaaaaaaaaaaaaaaaaaaaaaattataaaaatttaaaaaaaaaaaaaaaaatttttatttaaaaaaaaaaaaaaaaaaaattataaaaaaaataaaaaaaaaaatatttatttttaaaaaatggaaaaatttttttatttatataNNNNNNNNNNNNNNNNNNNNNNNNNNNNNNNNNNNNNNNNNNNNNNNNNNNNNNNNNNNNNNNNNNNNNNNNNNNNNNNNNNNNNNNNNNNNNNNNNNNNNNNNNNNNNNNNNNNNNNNNNNNNNNNNNNNNNNNNNNNNNNNNNNNNNNNNNNNNNNNNNNNNNNNNNNNNNNNNNNNNNNNNNNNNNNNNNNNNNNNNNNNNNNNNNNNNNNNNNNNNNNNNNNNNNNNNNNNNNNNNNNNNNNNNNNNNNNNNNNNNNNNNNNNNNNNNNNNNNNNNNNNNNNNNNNNNNNNNNNNNaaaaaataaaaaaaaaaaaaataaaaaaaaaaaaaaaaaaaaaaaaaaaaaaattaaaaaaaaaaaaaaaaaaaaaaaaaaaaaaaaaaaaaaaaaaaaaaaaaaaaaaaaaaaaaaaaaaaaaaaaaaaaaaaaaaaaaaaaaaaaaaaaaaaaaaaaaaaaaaaaagaaaaaagtataaatatttcatatatataaatattatttttatttgtaaaaagaaaaaaaaaaaagtataaaaataatataaagaaaaatatttattgttACAAAATGGgtaaatgtttatatatatatatatatatatatatatttatatttatatttatatatttattcatgtgttttaaaagaacaaatttatttttatttatgatatatctgtgaatatttaaaaaaaaatagtaatattaagaagaaaaaatatcaaagatatatattatatataatttttattttatatgcatttttttttttttatatatatatttatcatatttttataaattgtacgtatattatatatatatatatatatatgtgtatatttatattatttttttattttttctttttctatatatCAAATAGATATTATTGCATACTACACACGTACTAATTTAAACAAGTAGTTATGACCCctatatacatatgtacatacataatatatatataattatatatatatatatatatatatatattatatacattatgtaatatttaaaaattaacaCAGACCTTTattattctatatatatttatatattattttaattttgtgaaatttaaaaaatatatatttatatatatattttattttttttctgcattatatattataatttaaataattataaataattttataaaactcatttttaattaatataaattttttaattataattatgtgttttaaagtaatatatatatatatatatatatatatatatatatatattatatatatgaacaaaataaaactcatgaaataaaatactaataaataaattatatcttcaaatataacatttaataaaaaaatataaaagtaaaaaaaacattaaaAATAGTTGTTAAATAAGAATGTAtctttttaatacattattttgtataaggtttgatataatattattgaggattaaaattaaaaatataaacaaatatttttattatatatatatatttatatttatatttatgttactatatcattttttataatttttgatatcgtattatttttcatttataataaaaaggttttatgtatattagtattataaaatatcatatttaaaaataaataaacacatataatatatatatatatatatatatatatatatatatatatttgatgATTTATGAAACTTATATaattgttttatatataaactcatatgtaatattttaaaataatgacaaatttttcataacaaaaaaaacacaATAGTTCTATAATGATGAGCTGAAAATTTAAGGgtctttttttaaaaaattattcattttgtaCATATTAAAACTTCGAgtaaaattataaaaaggcatttgataataatgGCCTGCCATcacaatattataaataattatatataaacatatatttaaaaaaatatatatattaaataaaaatatatgttaaattatatatttttatatgcattatatatatatatatatatatatttttctcttaaatataaaaacgTTGTTGTAATGCCACttgttataataaaattttattcggactctatttttttataaactTATAACTAGATCCATTcatagaaaaaaaaaaaaaaaatactttaaaatatatgtatctTTTTAGGTATTATATTAtgcatataatatatatatatatatatatatatatatattttatttgaCATTTTAAAgagaatataaaataaatatattaaataaatatatatatatatatatatttatttatttatatttatatgttttatttatatatcctttatttttgataaaaaatgaaaggTTCTGAATATAATACCAATGATAAcaagaaaaagaaaagtaaaactaaataataataatatatcgtcatatataaataatgaagagAATACTTATTCAAAGAGGACGAAGAAGTTAAATCAAAATGAACATCGAAATAGTAGTATATATGAtgtaaattataataaatgttataatgataaaaattattatacagatgaaaatatttcCAATGATATACACAAAAGTTCTGATCATGATTCAGAATTATCTTGTCAcgatgatgatgatgatgattATGTTTATGGAAGAGCAAGTGATGCTTCTTCAagttattataaaaaaagaaaaaaaaaacaaaaaaaaacaaataaaacaaataaaacaaataaaacaattaaaacaaataatagtaaaaaaacagagataaataaaaaagtcaaaagtgaaaaagaaaaagaaaaagaaaaagaaaaagatagTTATGATGAACATTTtaccaaaaaaaatgacgaggaaaaaaaaacacgaaaaaaaaaatctggaaaaaaaaattcaattgtagaaaaaatacataattttatttatcaaaaaaaagaatatttttatttagaCCTTTTCGAATAtctaaatataaaaacagaaacggatgaacaaaatatgaatgatCGCTTTAGCTATTTTGTTATATCCGaatttatatctataatGAGACAATCCACAAGGGGACgagaaaatataaatcaaGATCAAGTGGAAAACCAAAATATACATAGTCATATACATATCGATGACCATATTGATTGTCAAAACGTAAATGACGAAATGAATAATGTTAATGAAAATTCAGAAAcgaaaaaagaaaaagaatcTGATATATCTTGCACGGAAGCCCCCAATTATGTCtctaaaaataaaatatttaatataaaagaaaatatagatttaaaatgtatattaaaTCATGATAATACAAACTGGagaaatatattcttcCTTGAGGATATACaaattcatttaaataataataagattAAAGTCTCTCCTTTTTCAAGTGAAAGAGTTGTTGATAATATTCAGAAAAgttatttattaaaaaaaaacaaaaaaaaaagtaattCTCATATAAAACAAAAGGTAAAGGATGAAATTCATGacttttataattatttagaaaaaataaaaatatatttaaataatcaagaagaaagaagaaaagatgcaagaaaaaataatagttTTTATATGGAAACTAGTGTAGATATGattgaagaaaataatattttacatCCTGATATgataacatttttatattttttattaatttgtaataatttatgtaatgatataaaagaaaataccagtgaagaagaaattaaatatataaataaaaatataaatgaaaaagaagaatttAACATAGAAAATTTATTGAATAATCTAGAAGAATATTTATCAAAAGATTTATCATcagaaaatatttttttaagtttATGTTGTCCTATAAATTATATGGACTTTAGTgacaatataaatatggtaacatatttatcactttttttgaatgaaaaaaatgtaatgaaaaaaaatatatataataaagacAACTACGACATAAATgtatgttataataataaaaaatatatttttgaagATGATGTTATATGTGATGATAAAAACACattaacaaataataataataataataataataataataataataaaaatatgagtaatataaaaaatgaagtTGCAAATTCTATACACcaaaataatgataatatatataataaaaaaaaagaaaattcTATTTATAACCTAATAAACGATATGATGATGAAATGTTCCCATATTTTTGAAGGGAATATTTTAAGTATAAGTATTTACAGTTATTTAAATAGTGGGGCTTATTATAATTCTGATAAGCCAGGACGAAATTTTATTgtcttttattttttatcaaaatatttgtGTAAACCAATATTCATTGACATGATTGAACATACTTATATGTGTAAAAAAATGGAATGGATAAAATTTGATTCTTTAAATGaagggaaaaaaaaagaatatatttatttgcTATTGTGTTTATTAggtaataaaataaaaatttttgccatatcaaaatatcatttttttgtgaatatttatatgtctttaaaaaatcagagaaaaaaagattgctatagtaatatatattcatatataaaaaaagagaaaggaagaaaaacaaaaagaaatcaaaaaaaagaaaaaattaaaaacatatttacatatacaagtagtgaatatattaacgatttttcatataccatttatattaaggatcaaaaaagatatttaaaaatagctctttgttttaataacttcaaaattaaaattatagacattatattaaatattgTTAATGAAGATGAACATAAAATTAACACCTTTATTGAAAAAAGTAAAACCATCAATATTTCTCTACAATATGGAGAACAGTACGacaaatttttatttcttaataataatgaaatgAACATAAATGAGAATGTGCAATATATggaagaaaataataaacgAAATGATGAACTAATAGATAAGTACTCATGGAATAAGgaaatgaagaaaaaagaaaatttttttctaaaagGTTGTAGCAGtgataatgaaaataaagatgataaaaatggtgattatattaattatgatgatgttattaattatgatgatataaattgtcaaaataataacaataataatatttatatttcagATAAAGGGCACACTCATGTGGAAACACATAATGATATAAACTATggtataaaaaaaaaaaaaaataatatatcaaataatatttactcatcaaaaattaataaaataaatataagaGAAGAAGTTATATGCCTACAACATGGTGTGTTATCCTTATGCTCATTTTATCCATGTATTAATTCCTATCTTTTATGCTTATGTTCTAAAGATGGAAATATCGTAATAATAGATATAAGAAATAGTAAGGAGctgttttattttaaaagaaaaacagAAACTTGTTCTCATTTAAAGTGGTACAGAAATAGTTGTATTAGTTTCGGTCAAGATAAAGGATCTATAATTAATctttttgaaaataaatatattttaaatattgataaatccttttttaatatagTAGATAATAGTTGTTTAAATAGTGTTTTAATTGGAGATCATATGTACTTATATCTATATGATGATAACACTATATTAAAGGggaaaataaaagaaaattcttcaaaaaataaatataatgaatttttattatggACAACAAAAAGTGTAGATCTTGATCCAAGCATATTATTAGAAATTAGTTGTATGCAGACAGAAGATATATATTCAGTTTCcatgatattattatatgaatatttgAGAGGATTACAAAATGTGTTAAATGATGGTATAAAAATTGTAAGATCAAAAAAATGGGATCAAGAAAGCACCGGGAAAAATAGAGCACTCACACCAAAAAGGTTAGTTATTAgtaaaatgataatatgtaatatatattaatagaaacaatgatttttaaaatataaaaaaatgtgtataatatgtataagtatatatatatatgtatatttttttttttttttttagcATATCATATGCTTcatttgataaaaattatataatagCTTATGGAACATCATGCGgattaatacatattttttctcAAGAAAAAGAGCAAGATAATAATGTGTGAACTGttgattttttaaaaaggTTTCTATATGCTTccacaaaaaaaaaaattaataaataatcagataaaaataaataaatatatatatatatatatttatttatatatatatatttatatatttatgtctatttttttttttttttttttttttttaatgattATGAAACATATGTAATACTCCAtctaattttataaataatatattacacctttatatatatttttataaaataaaaaatttattgtgtttgtatataacaatataaGTATCATTTGTACAATATATGATAGTAGAcataaaacaaaataaaataaaaatatctttAATTGATAACActtttaattatatatatatatatatatatataactttaattaaaggaaaaaaattaaaaatataaagatatgtgggtaatataaatatatatgtataatatatttcatatatatatatatatatatatatataatgattgtcctttaaaaaaaaaaagaaaagatTTTGGCTATAACTCAAACCTCTACTTTCATCGTCCCAGGCTCTTTTCTTTCATTTCGTGAAATGGTAAAAGAGAAATTTTGATATGATTCAATACATAAAGAAAACATATAAAGAAAGAGGAACACACAAAAGTATACAGAAAAGCGTAACTTTGATGACTCCTCATTGGCATAttctataaatattgtgcaaaaaaataaaatatatatatatatatatatgtgatgtataggtatttatttatttattttattttttttcattttacCTGAACAAATAAAGACCTGgtttataaaataaaacatgGAACAAGTTATCAAGAAACAACCTAACAATCCTGGGAAGAcgaaataaaaaataaagtgcaaaaattaatacacaaaagtatatacatatatatatatatatatatatatatatatatatataatgataataaaattgatgaagaggtataaataatgattacatataattttcatcTTTTCCTTATGGTGgttatattttatatttattaccTTTGAAACTATTTGCTATACTATTTTTTGAAGGGCTAAATATATTGAGAAACATAAAGGATAAACttaatatgaaaaatgtagaaaatggtatataagaattatccatgatatatttgtgatcattatatttaggaatataattttcataaaaCTGAGAAGATTCATATAAAACTAAAATGACCCCTCCTACAGAGGCTACAAGTTTATTTACAAAATGACAGAATTTCATCCTTAAAAATctaaaaagaaaaaaaaaatatatattttcataatctcatattatattatatgaatctatataatatataggTACATATTTATGGTgtcttttaaaatatcataattatatatatatatatatatatatatatatatatatatatatatgtatgtatatgtatgtatgggtatattttttttttatcatttctTTGTAAAAcctttatattataaaagtgttatattttattttttgcTTTTTAACTATActgataattattatattaatgCTTTTTAACATGCATTtcttaataaaaattatagaaaattttatgtatatatatatatatcattgaattatgtatataatatttcaatttaaaaaaaaaaaaaatatatatatatatatatatataagcatatatatttaattgaatatataaaattctattttctaatttattccattaattttttttttttttttttttccttttttataatattatccACAAGGCATGTAACACACCACATTTAAGACATAAGGGggaaataaaataaaaaaaaaaaaaataaataaataaatgaatatattaatatataatatatggtaatataaaatatataattaaaaatgaaattaataaatgaataaggatatgtaaaaatatatttgcATTTATTTACTTCAAAACGTTAAGAATTTTTCAACGATTACTCGGAGTACTATAAATGAGAGAAGTCAAAAATGAAACAAGCACAAGACGATTTAGAATAAATTATACTTGTGCATgtttaaaataatataaaataagtatgctgaaaaattaaatttttatatacatttattatctttttatttactaATCGTctaaatgaaaatatatatatatatatatatatatatatgttgttattatattatagtTATTATGTCCCATTTGTgcatttaataatattgaaaaatatgtaGATTGCTTAAAAATTCGaaaacgaaaaaaaaatataaaataaataatacatagTGTGTAAAgtttaatttaatatttagTATTTGAATAAAGTCTATTACATAAATgcattttattttttataattaaaaaaaaaaaaaaaaaaaaaaaaaaagatttgtatatttacaaattcatacatatatctgacaataatattaggcacataaaaatatatatattttttatgtaaaaaagaaatactgtgtgatgaatatatttatgtggagaaaattttattcaacaataatacatataatattatatatcgattgtattatattttgtagTATTTATACtgatttattattttattttttgattatttttttttaaaattttatttctcttaatattcttataatgagaaaatacataaaaagTTAATAGGctttaaaaataacaaaaaaataaaattaattatgaaaaaaaataaaaaaaaaaaataataaaatgattatatatgaataaaatattatacatatatatgtatatatatatatattattcttcGATGTCACAAAAATATTGCTGTAATTCAAGTATTAAATCTTCAgctttttttcttcttacagtatcattattacaatttgtattttcaattttaacttgttttattttttctacAATTTTGTTAAAATTTTGCATAAACAAATCTTCCTTCTCATcttttgatttttttttttgttcttcattttttaattcaatTTGATCTTTTTTT carries:
- a CDS encoding karyopherin beta, with product MDKIVEVIEGLSSSESHIRTECENTLNYYKKNDLNNTVLSILKLLKSHKDSQVRLQCAILIRNIFRVYIKSTHVDVEEKEKNENSVGNAEEENYWVLLPDNLKNIVKSELISNIGTETDKMVRSNICNNIIDLSSKLLLHNQWPELLSVTFEFCNSNNVDVLISGYKILGGILSCIPDELDGKQEIISSICMKGLNSSNVQVRGECINLISCIVEDNSSSLVKSVNGCIPLILQSLSLMAKNSSSDIAVLEECEKVLQSIGKMIDYNAKFFTKHITSLCDILFSICMKDENELNYDFDNSLKSLSIEALVTIPERRPKMALSVPHFVDKIIHLSMLFMLDINNDCFNEWMNSLKEGKDDSQELYDIGEESLDRVGKAFSELEEAEFIHILFNKVSEFLMKNTWEHKYVGIMAIAQTIEYLPEDEIEEQLEHVIKMLLQILVDQDVRVRYAACQAIGQISLDHQPYVQKEFFSEILSALINTMNDVHLRVQSHATAAFVNYAEELDKMALLPYADIIIDILLQKLNSSNYLLVREQAVTAIAVIAGVIEEDFLKYYSTVVPMMKDIIQKAVSEEERTCRGKAIECISIIGLSVGKEIFIEDAKECMNALLQISSTKMDPDDTVKEYIQEAIGRICRALGNDFYPYLSSIVPTILSVLSVLPKPLTDDEEDLTITMVSNGQYVGLKTSLLEDQEKALDLLIIIIEVLKENYKDYIQATATAVLPMLNYELSDEIKQKALTAVSELIESARILSEKTDNDKSMLLAILTAAAEKVLKSLLETKLDDNYEYILDVMIIESHGLYMCLQKAGSSVLPENTLKLFFNQIFALLQYSTDRRVVYNQKKNNDDVDEDELLIIDREEELEQNYRTNLLDILGVLIKYHPTQFLNTCCELCIGFINNYMNSPNSEDVALALYVCDDLLEFLQEKSINLWDFFMNPLLLNINHADDKVKQAACYGVIQATKIEAFGKYANIAVEYLLKLIHENTSNKKPKEHISAIDNAVAALGDVVLMHTSKFNNAEDLIKVWLNHLPIKEDDAEGRRVHKNLIDLVSQNHPLLFGKDNSNTSKIIEIFLTIYETDFSDSDCNKKISTLINSLDKSYLNNLASSTLSHKQAKKLNNILNPNRK
- a CDS encoding hypothetical protein (conserved Plasmodium protein, unknown function) yields the protein MITRKRKVKLNNNNISSYINNEENTYSKRTKKLNQNEHRNSSIYDVNYNKCYNDKNYYTDENISNDIHKSSDHDSELSCHDDDDDDYVYGRASDASSSYYKKRKKKQKKTNKTNKTNKTIKTNNSKKTEINKKVKSEKEKEKEKEKDSYDEHFTKKNDEEKKTRKKKSGKKNSIVEKIHNFIYQKKEYFYLDLFEYLNIKTETDEQNMNDRFSYFVISEFISIMRQSTRGRENINQDQVENQNIHSHIHIDDHIDCQNVNDEMNNVNENSETKKEKESDISCTEAPNYVSKNKIFNIKENIDLKCILNHDNTNWRNIFFLEDIQIHLNNNKIKVSPFSSERVVDNIQKSYLLKKNKKKSNSHIKQKVKDEIHDFYNYLEKIKIYLNNQEERRKDARKNNSFYMETSVDMIEENNILHPDMITFLYFLLICNNLCNDIKENTSEEEIKYINKNINEKEEFNIENLLNNLEEYLSKDLSSENIFLSLCCPINYMDFSDNINMVTYLSLFLNEKNVMKKNIYNKDNYDINVCYNNKKYIFEDDVICDDKNTLTNNNNNNNNNNNNKNMSNIKNEVANSIHQNNDNIYNKKKENSIYNLINDMMMKCSHIFEGNILSISIYSYLNSGAYYNSDKPGRNFIVFYFLSKYLCKPIFIDMIEHTYMCKKMEWIKFDSLNEGKKKEYIYLLLCLLGNKIKIFAISKYHFFVNIYMSLKNQRKKDCYSNIYSYIKKEKGRKTKRNQKKEKIKNIFTYTSSEYINDFSYTIYIKDQKRYLKIALCFNNFKIKIIDIILNIVNEDEHKINTFIEKSKTINISLQYGEQYDKFLFLNNNEMNINENVQYMEENNKRNDELIDKYSWNKEMKKKENFFLKGCSSDNENKDDKNGDYINYDDVINYDDINCQNNNNNNIYISDKGHTHVETHNDINYGIKKKKNNISNNIYSSKINKINIREEVICLQHGVLSLCSFYPCINSYLLCLCSKDGNIVIIDIRNSKELFYFKRKTETCSHLKWYRNSCISFGQDKGSIINLFENKYILNIDKSFFNIVDNSCLNSVLIGDHMYLYLYDDNTILKGKIKENSSKNKYNEFLLWTTKSVDLDPSILLEISCMQTEDIYSVSMILLYEYLRGLQNVLNDGIKIVRSKKWDQESTGKNRALTPKSISYASFDKNYIIAYGTSCGLIHIFSQEKEQDNNV
- a CDS encoding putative membrane protein (conserved Plasmodium membrane protein, unknown function) is translated as MKFCHFVNKLVASVGGVILVLYESSQFYENYIPKYNDHKYIMDNSYIPFSTFFILSLSFMFLNIFSPSKNSIANSFKGLLGCFLITCSMFYFINQVFICSEYANEESSKLRFSVYFCVFLFLYMFSLCIESYQNFSFTISRNERKEPGTMKVEV